The following coding sequences are from one Gossypium hirsutum isolate 1008001.06 chromosome A12, Gossypium_hirsutum_v2.1, whole genome shotgun sequence window:
- the LOC107947635 gene encoding uncharacterized protein — MHSDLHSAGYFLNPQFQFGVEHSENVLIETLEGTRSVIERLEPSMDTQVRMVNQLLLFRDKHETFGTPQAQRAWKQMNPAEWWMIYGTCVPELQKLAIKVLSQTTSASNCERNWSTFSYIHTKARNRLKYKKLEKLVFTYYNMRLKMRHQQRMSTDDINVSFNPISLDYIFEDVDPLSEWLHEKENPLLDGENAGVLPVDTSDDEMDVDQSQQQILSHSSSSSTPSQSGDGPDGGGLSPIDEDDGYSGDRGEIRSSSQYGGEYEGGTTGGHFRDRSEFDGNMFPEPRRDRSEPRAPSKGKGKKHTSIGSSSGSGRRSSSSNLGYSDSSTSTQGFYPPEQPSHGYPQPYGYYPPFPNYGVPYQPQMYPPPPMYHPPPPFMYPPPQIYPPYQLNENQGENVAFFGYIFGQRPRESSQERSQSEGEGFDLPRHSTNW; from the exons atgcATTCCGACTTGCATTCAGCTG gttattttctcaACCCTCAATTTCAATTTGGGGTGGAGCATTCTGAGAATGTATTAATAGAAACATTAGAAGGTACACGATcagtaattgaaagattagaacCTTCTATGGATACTCAAGTCAGAATGGTTAATCAG ttgttattatttagagataaacatgagacattcggtactccacaagcacaaagagcttggaagcaaatgaatccgg cTGAGTGGTGGATGATATATGGCACATGTGTTCCcgaattacaaaaattagcaattaaagtgCTTAGTCAAACAACTTCAGCATCAAATTGCGAACGAAATTGGAGCACATTTAGTTATATTCACACCAAGGCAAGAAATAGGTTAAagtataaaaaacttgaaaaactagTGTTTACCTATTATAATATGAGGCTTAAGATGAGGCATCAACAAAGAATGAGCactgatgatataaatgttaGTTTTAATCCTATCAGCCTTGATTATATCTTTGAAGATGTTGATCCACTATCAGAATGGCTTCATGAGAAAGAGAATCCATTGTTAGATGGTGAAAATGCCGGTGTGTTGCCTGTGGATACCTCTGAtgatgaaatggatgttgatCAATCGCAACAACAAATTTTGTCTCATTCAAGTTCTAGTTCAACTCCAAGTCAGAGTGGCGATGGACCCGATGGTGGTGGTTTAAGTCCAATTGATGAGGATGACGGATATAGTGGTGATAGAGGTGAAATTAGGTCTTCTAGTCAGTATGGAGGAGAATATGAGGGTGGTACCACTGGTGGACATTTTCGTGACAGATCAGAGTTTGATGGAAATATGTTTCCTGAACCTAGGAGAGATAGAAGTGAACCTAGAGCTCCATCAAAGGGAAAAGGCAAGAAGCATACTTCTATAGGCTCTTCATCTGGTAGTGGTAGGAGATCGAGTTCTAGTAACCTTGGGTATAGTGATTCATCTACTAGCACTCAAGGTTTTTATCCACCAGAACAACCTTCACATGGTTATCCACAACCATATGgttattatccaccatttcctaATTATGGTGTGCCATACCAGCCTCAAATGTATCCTCCTCCACCAATGTATCACCCACCTCCACCTTTCATGTATCCTCCTCCTCAAATATATCCTCCATATCAATTGAATGAAAACCAAGGTGAAAATGTTGCtttttttggatatatttttggaCAAAGGCCAAGAGAATCAAGTCAAGAACGCTCCCAAAGTGAAGGTGAAGGATTTGATCTTCCTCGTCATTCCACTAATTGGTGA
- the LOC107914607 gene encoding uncharacterized protein has translation MPPREEFPTKGLEGAPSNDIGWHFGTLVPNARGSIVCKLCGKVVKGGITRLKEHIAHKTGNVAPCPNVTGVIRESMMNVLKESNTKKIDKKRRKDEFLSQLTEEEDEHEGFIDEVSAIRQATRESIQSQHEWHRREEFRRSTGGWDNIYEEGRSSHGSAREHNRERTSKSILGESEFTLRGAIPELVRSKSSKQPKVNDSFLKSFRRKIGEAVSKFIIYERLPFQLASSPWLYNLIQVATEVGQGVKLPTPYEVSDVYLESEYQRVHDWVNVLKTHWKELGATLMCDGWTNSLNQMHIINFLVYCSKGTIFWKSVDVSSVRSRDAEFYYRLLDSVVEEIGENYIVQIVTDNEAAMKAAGKKLMLKRQHLYWTSCAAHCLDLCLEDIGKKPSVAKVLDEAKKVTCFIYNHIWTVDLMKKYTQGKQILRPALTRFATHFIQLEEITRQKQGLREMFNSKEFKESKWGKQKSGPAYEAKKLFWEKIFGKKPMTS, from the exons atgccACCACGTGAAGAGTTCCCGACTAAAGGATTGGAGGGTGCACCAAGTAATGATATAGGTTGGCACTTTGGAACTCTAGTGCCAAATGCGAGAGGAAGTATCGTATGTAAACTTTGTGGTAAAGTTGTGAAAGGAGGAATAACACGACTtaaagagcacattgctcataaaaccggcaatgttgcaccatgccctaatgttactg gtGTCATTAGAGAAAGTATGATGAATGTACTAAAAGAAAGCAACacaaagaaaatagacaaaaagaggagaaaagatgAATTCTTATCTCAATTAACAGAAGAGGAGGATGAGCATGAGGGATTCATTGATGAGGTTTCTGCTATAAGGCAAGCAACTCGAGAAAGTATCCAATCACAACACGAGTGGCATAGAAGGGAAGAATTCAGACGAAGTACTGGTGGTTGGGATAACATTTATGAAGAAGGGCGATCTTCTCATGGATCAGCTAGAGAACATAATAGAGAAAGAACAAGTAAATCTATTCTAGGTGAGTCTGAGTTTACCTTAAGGGGAGCTATACCTGAATTGGTTAGAAGCAAAAGTTCAAAGCAACCAAAGGTCAATGActcttttttaaagagttttcgaAGGAAGATAGGAGAAGCGgtatctaaatttataatatatgaaagacttccttttcaattagcaagctctccatggttgtataacttaattcaagtggCAACAGAAGTTGGACAAGGTGTAAAGCTCCCAACACCTTATGAGGTTTCAGATGTGTATTTGGAGTCAGAGTATCAACGAGTTCATGATTGGGTAAATGTACTAAAGACTCATTGGAAAGAATTGGGTGCAACTCTAATGTGTGATGGTTGGACCAACAGTTTGAATCAAATGCACATCATTAATTTCCTTGTTTATTGCAGTAAAGGAACCATTTTTTGGAAATCGGTAGATGTCTCAAGTGTCCGTAGTAGAGATGCTGAATTCTACTACCGTTTGTTAGATTCAGTTGTAgaagaaattggagaaaattacatTGTCCAAATAGTGACTGATAATGAGGCAGCAATGAAAGCTGCTGGAAAAAAGTTAATGTTGAAAAGACAACATCTATATTGGACCTCATGTGCAGCTCACTGTTTAGATTTATGCCTTGAAGATATTGGGAAAAAGCCCAGTGTAGCAAAAGTGTTAGATGAGGCAAAGAAAGTGACTTGCTTTATATACAATCACATTTGGACTGTTGATTTGATGAAGAAGTATACACAAGGGAAACAAATACTTCGACCCGCTCTTACTCGATTTGcaactcatttcattcaacttgaagagataacaagacaaaagcaaggtttgagagaaatgtttaattcaaag gaatttaaagaatcaaaatgggGAAAGCAAAAGTCAGGGCCTGCTTATGAagcaaaaaaattgttttgggaaaagatttttggaaaaaagCCAATGACCTCATAA
- the LOC107946784 gene encoding uncharacterized protein, whose amino-acid sequence MPPYIPLHITEAVKSVWDRWNIRGAILFSLWLQVLLILVAPLRKSARGKFNIILIWFAYLLADAAANFAVGLISNSQRNQNDKAGHKANQKPQENSDLLAFWAPFLLLHLGGPDTITAFALEDNELWLRHFLGLGFQAGAVIYVFIQSLPNINLWVPTLLMFVAGMIKYGERTCALYKASLDKFRDSMLKDPDAGPNYAKLMEEYDFKKKNKLPTQISSTLEPDKEAKASDIPPKNDRLKDLEVVHYAYKYFKTFKGLVVDLIFSFRERDESRDFFQRREPEDALRVIEAELNFLYGTLYTKVEVLHWKTKKIYVGYILRFLALACVLATLGIFYFKVNKHEFRGVDIGITYTLLLGAIALDVIAIFMLIFSDRSIASIKDPERPPWWAPIYEAFLVLMRPWWKTCTCNRKYKHKPEDKPEEKPEDKHEHKLLATPLVVRRWSGSISSHNLIRYCLKSNRKSIHEFPSWWQIMFESILRFLKLYECFNICATCICNVIEECLSPIRKGLGKIFWPCFEKIFSFCAKDFMDEMVYVSLEPFSLDLWKFIFEELKTKSEFADTPETAKRISSARGEWALTDACEETQRGKLLRYLIEVPYDESILLWHIATDLCYYPDDEKDRKNTNQQDDGKKNCWNLFHNKNPTGGQHGDVENPTDEKEELTYRQFSKTLSDYMLYLLVFRPTMMSAVAGIGKIRFRDTCAEAERFFKRGDLHPNQDKKACEELLDVRTDVGPQEVKGDRSKSVLFDACMLAKELNKMNNKWKIMSKVWVELVSYAASHCRASTHAADVSQGGELITFFWLLMAHFGLGEQFQINEGHARAKLIVGK is encoded by the coding sequence ATGCCTCCTTACATCCCTCTACACATCACTGAAGCAGTGAAAAGTGTTTGGGACAGATGGAACATCCGAGGGGCCATTTTGTTCAGTCTCTGGTTGCAGGTCCTATTGATTCTGGTGGCTCCACTCAGAAAATCTGCCAGAGGAAAATTCAATATCATCCTCATTTGGTTTGCATATTTGCTGGCTGACGCAGCCGCCAATTTTGCAGTTGGTCTCATCTCCAACAGCCAACGCAATCAAAATGACAAGGCCGGCCACAAGGCCAACCAGAAGCCCCAGGAGAACAGTGATCTGTTAGCATTTTGGGCGCCCTTCCTTCTATTACACCTCGGAGGCCCTGATACCATCACAGCTTTTGCTCTCGAAGATAATGAGCTTTGGCTAAGACACTTTCTGGGCCTTGGCTTTCAAGCAGGGGCTGTTATTTATGTCTTCATCCAGTCACTTCCCAACATAAACCTATGGGTTCCCACATTACTCATGTTTGTGGCTGGTATGATCAAGTACGGCGAGCGGACATGTGCTTTGTATAAGGCGAGCTTGGACAAATTTCGAGATTCCATGCTCAAAGATCCGGATGCTGGGCCCAACTACGCTAAACTTATGGAGGAATATGACTTCAAGAAAAAGAACAAACTCCCAACACAAATCAGTTCGACACTGGAGCCTGATAAAGAAGCCAAGGCTTCTGATATTCCACCTAAGAATGACCGCTTGAAGGACTTGGAGGTGGTGCATTATGCTTATAAATACTTCAAAACATTCAAGGGACTTGTTGTTGATCTCATCTTCAGCTTTCGTGAGCGCGACGAGAGCCGTGATTTCTTCCAAAGGAGGGAACCTGAAGATGCTCTAAGGGTAATTGAAGCTGAACTCAACTTCCTGTATGGAACTCTCTATACCAAGGTGGAAGTTCTACACTGGAAGACGAAGAAGATCTATGTTGGCTATATTTTGCGATTCCTAGCTCTGGCATGTGTTTTGGCTACTCTTGGAATCTTCTATTTCAAAGTAAACAAACATGAATTCCGTGGAGTTGATATTGGAATCACCTACACCTTGCTTCTTGGTGCCATTGCCCTGGATGTAATAGCCATCTTCATGCTCATTTTCTCAGATCGGAGTATTGCTTCTATAAAGGACCCTGAACGTCCACCCTGGTGGGCACCCATCTACGAAGCTTTCCTTGTCCTCATGAGGCCGTGGTGGAAGACTTGTACATGCAACCGTAAGTACAAGCACAAACCCGAGGACAAACCCGAGGAAAAACCCGAGGACAAACACGAACACAAACTACTTGCCACTCCCCTTGTAGTTCGAAGGTGGTCTGGATCCATCTCATCACACAACTTAATAAGGTACTGTCTGAAAAGCAATAGGAAAAGCATCCATGAATTCCCTAGTTGGTGGCAGATCATGTTTGAAAGCATACTTCGTTTCTTGAAACTCTATGAATGTTTTAATATATGTGCTACCTGCATTTGCAACGTCATTGAAGAATGTTTAAGCCCTATTAGAAAAGGTCTAGGTAAAATTTTCTGGCCCTGTTTCGAAAAAATCTTTTCCTTTTGTGCGAAAGATTTTATGGATGAGATGGTGTATGTGTCCCTCGAGCCATTCAGTCTGGACCTATGGAAGTTCATCTTTGAGGAGCTAAAAACAAAATCTGAGTTTGCAGATACTCCAGAAACCGCAAAGAGAATATCCTCAGCCAGAGGTGAATGGGCTTTGACGGATGCTTGTGAAGAAACACAACGTGGCAAGCTACTGAGGTATCTAATTGAGGTTCCGTATGATGAGAGCATTCTCTTGTGGCACATTGCCACAGATCTATGCTACTACCCTGATGATGAGAAGGATCGGAAGAATACAAATCAGCAGGATGATGGCAAGAAGAACTGTTGGAATTTATTTCACAACAAGAATCCGACAGGTGGGCAGCATGGTGACGTGGAGAATCCGACAGATGAGAAGGAGGAATTGACATATCGGCAGTTCAGTAAAACCCTGTCGGATTACATGCTGTATCTTCTAGTATTTCGGCCAACCATGATGTCTGCTGTGGCGGGTATTGGGAAAATAAGATTTCGTGACACATGTGCTGAGGCTGAAAGGTTCTTTAAGAGAGGGGATTTACATCCAAATCAGGACAAGAAAGCTTGCGAAGAATTATTGGATGTGAGGACGGATGTTGGCCCTCAGGAAGTGAAGGGAGACCGAAGTAAATCAGTGTTGTTCGATGCATGTATGCTGGCCAAAGAGCTAAATAAGATGAACAATAAGTGGAAAATAATGAGCAAAGTGTGGGTCGAACTAGTCTCATATGCGGCAAGTCATTGCCGAGCAAGTACACATGCAGCAGATGTAAGCCAAGGTGGAGAGCTTATTACCTTCTTTTGGTTGTTGATGGCTCACTTTGGTCTGGGGGAGCAGTTCCAAATCAACGAAGGACATGCAAGAGCCAAATTAATCGTGGgaaagtaa